Proteins from one Acidobacteriota bacterium genomic window:
- a CDS encoding FecR family protein: MARGLELDWVVIRVQPLRKVLAVLVVGLAAAGLVFWAYKSLNLSPEARARRAIERADAALAHAETQPLPPHWKDELDQASDQLNMARSEYAEQNWHDAESLAGSACRRFEALAGAGNQELVGVGQFFSLEGRVQLQRAGQTEWESTHQGIPVFNGDFVRTGRDGNAEILFADGSLYRISPNSLLEIHHEISQEAPGTVKMVAGRINVYTSGAPSTVTTDTAETEIERDSRVAVDVAAKDQKTTVSAFQGSARVHGQRGQTVTVNERESVAALASGTMTAKQEIPAAPFPVEPRNNAGFDVGEHPVIELAWRGRPRRGTVHLQVSRSKSFDATQLDVDAPQIAKDVARLRLVYPGTYFWRVAALGEGTAQSEWSAVRRFRVFSSVSQQLLEDTTPPELVIDPPQQLGHMFIFEGATEVSATVTINNEKVETDADGHFRKTIEIYDEGWTDIDIVAVDPSGNRTERTERVFVEDY, encoded by the coding sequence GTGGCGAGAGGACTGGAACTCGACTGGGTCGTCATCCGTGTCCAGCCATTACGCAAGGTGCTGGCCGTTTTAGTCGTCGGCTTGGCGGCTGCCGGTCTTGTATTCTGGGCTTATAAGAGTCTCAATCTCTCGCCAGAGGCGCGGGCCCGGCGAGCCATCGAACGGGCCGACGCCGCTCTGGCCCACGCCGAGACGCAGCCTCTGCCACCCCATTGGAAGGACGAGCTCGACCAGGCGAGTGACCAGCTGAACATGGCCCGTTCGGAGTACGCCGAGCAAAACTGGCACGACGCCGAATCCCTGGCGGGCAGCGCATGTCGTCGGTTCGAGGCCCTTGCTGGAGCCGGTAATCAGGAGCTGGTCGGGGTCGGGCAATTCTTCAGTCTCGAGGGGCGGGTGCAATTGCAGCGTGCGGGCCAAACCGAGTGGGAAAGCACGCACCAGGGTATTCCCGTCTTCAATGGTGACTTCGTGCGGACCGGACGCGATGGCAACGCCGAGATCTTGTTCGCAGATGGCAGCCTCTATCGAATATCGCCCAACTCCCTACTCGAGATCCACCACGAAATATCGCAGGAAGCCCCAGGCACAGTGAAAATGGTCGCCGGCCGCATCAACGTCTACACGTCAGGCGCTCCGTCCACGGTCACCACCGACACCGCCGAAACGGAAATTGAACGAGACAGTCGTGTGGCAGTTGATGTTGCGGCAAAGGACCAGAAAACGACGGTATCGGCCTTCCAGGGCTCAGCCCGTGTCCACGGCCAACGGGGTCAGACGGTCACGGTCAACGAGCGCGAATCCGTTGCTGCCCTGGCCAGCGGCACGATGACCGCCAAGCAGGAAATTCCAGCCGCCCCCTTTCCGGTCGAGCCACGCAACAACGCCGGCTTCGATGTCGGCGAGCATCCCGTCATCGAACTCGCCTGGCGCGGTCGACCTCGGCGAGGCACTGTTCATCTGCAGGTTAGCCGGTCAAAGAGCTTCGACGCCACGCAACTCGACGTTGACGCACCGCAAATCGCGAAGGACGTGGCTCGGCTTCGTCTCGTTTATCCGGGTACGTATTTCTGGCGGGTCGCAGCACTGGGTGAGGGCACCGCCCAATCAGAATGGAGCGCCGTGCGCCGTTTTCGGGTGTTTTCCTCAGTCAGTCAGCAACTCTTGGAAGACACTACCCCACCGGAGTTGGTCATCGATCCACCACAGCAACTCGGCCACATGTTCATTTTCGAAGGCGCAACTGAAGTCAGCGCCACGGTCACGATCAACAACGAAAAGGTCGAGACCGACGCCGACGGCCATTTTCGCAAAACGATCGAAATATACGACGAAGGCTGGACCGACATCGATATTGTCGCAGTAGATCCCTCTGGAAACCGAACGGAACGAACTGAGCGCGTGTTCGTGGAGGATTATTGA
- the ruvA gene encoding Holliday junction branch migration protein RuvA, with product MIGRLDGRLHRVDPGTVLIDVGGVGYLVSITLRAFQDLAGRETAAMWIHTQVRDDSIVLFGFPEREELDAFSRLISVAGVGPRTALGVLSAMTANELAEAIEVGDLACLQRTPGVGRKTAERILLELKDRLAATAPGPGNRRGDAVSALVNLGYSQRNAQRAVEAVWADADDADLGELLRLALQKLTH from the coding sequence ATGATTGGTCGGCTCGACGGACGCCTGCACCGGGTGGACCCCGGGACAGTTCTCATTGATGTTGGAGGCGTCGGTTACCTCGTTTCGATCACCTTGCGCGCCTTTCAAGACCTGGCCGGTCGGGAGACCGCGGCAATGTGGATCCACACCCAGGTGCGAGACGATTCAATTGTACTGTTTGGATTTCCCGAACGTGAGGAACTCGATGCGTTTTCGCGGCTGATTTCGGTTGCCGGCGTCGGCCCGCGAACAGCGCTCGGCGTACTGTCTGCGATGACCGCCAACGAACTCGCTGAGGCAATCGAGGTTGGTGATCTTGCCTGTCTTCAACGAACACCGGGTGTGGGTCGCAAGACCGCGGAACGGATACTCCTCGAACTCAAAGATCGTCTCGCCGCAACTGCTCCGGGTCCCGGGAATCGCCGTGGAGATGCCGTGTCAGCACTCGTCAACCTCGGGTACTCCCAACGAAATGCTCAGCGCGCAGTGGAGGCTGTCTGGGCTGACGCTGATGACGCGGACCTGGGTGAGCTGCTCCGTCTCGCCCTCCAGAAACTCACCCACTGA
- the mrdA gene encoding penicillin-binding protein 2, with protein sequence MSDVELRENIGPLRKRLTILFLVVFAVLGLLHLRLIDLQLVHGAEWRDLAENNRLRRLPMPGPRGWIYDRRGRVLAGNVPSFEALLFPDETESFAEAGLFLARSGVADLGTFNERISERRIGRMAPLVVGEDLSWNQVAAIRSHLSDHPELSVVNRFRRHYPFGELTAHVVGHLRPISQLEIDADPGLEPDTMVGATGIEASEESFIAGKSGERWVMASASGRQLGVVSEIPPRAGHDIGLTLDIELQEAAAEALGDRSGAVVAIDARSGAVRVLYSAPSFDPKVFGGRLSRTDWLALQDNPLHPLQNRCLQGVYPPGSTIKPFLALAGLGEGLVDPTATVYCNGSIVLHGHRFRCWRRGGHGFVDLERALYESCDVYFYLLGQRLGIDSMAQWLEFFGFGQRTGLDLKYESAGLVGTPEWSRTVRGTPWYPGEAVSVSIGQGPLLATVIQLARAYATLANGGIQVTPHLASPPDEIAPKLQINRGDLDLVTSALEQVVHGASGTARRVAYLPIAGKTGTAQVARLQDGVKPDELAPELQHHAWFAGWAPLDQPELAIAVIVEHGGGGGSAAAPVAGKVIEAYLQRNESPETNPPKPPPVKTPDSPRPSAEAG encoded by the coding sequence ATGAGCGACGTCGAACTCCGCGAGAACATCGGCCCACTTCGGAAACGGCTGACGATTCTCTTCCTAGTGGTTTTCGCCGTGCTCGGCTTGCTCCACCTGCGCCTTATCGATCTACAGCTCGTGCATGGAGCCGAGTGGCGCGACCTCGCAGAGAACAATCGCCTCCGGAGACTGCCGATGCCCGGGCCAAGAGGTTGGATCTACGACCGTCGGGGCCGCGTTTTGGCAGGAAACGTCCCGTCTTTCGAGGCCCTGCTGTTCCCCGACGAGACGGAAAGTTTCGCAGAAGCGGGACTGTTTCTTGCGCGGTCCGGGGTAGCAGATCTCGGCACATTCAACGAGCGCATTTCCGAACGACGAATTGGACGGATGGCGCCGCTGGTTGTCGGTGAAGACCTCAGCTGGAACCAGGTTGCGGCGATTCGCTCCCATCTGAGCGACCATCCGGAGTTGTCAGTCGTCAACCGTTTTCGCCGCCACTACCCGTTTGGAGAGCTCACAGCCCATGTCGTCGGACACCTGCGCCCAATTTCGCAGTTGGAGATCGACGCCGATCCCGGGCTCGAGCCCGACACGATGGTCGGTGCGACAGGCATTGAGGCATCGGAGGAGTCCTTCATCGCCGGCAAGTCGGGCGAACGCTGGGTGATGGCGTCCGCCTCCGGCCGCCAGCTTGGCGTGGTTTCCGAAATACCCCCGAGAGCGGGTCATGACATTGGCCTGACTCTCGACATCGAGCTCCAAGAAGCCGCCGCGGAAGCCCTGGGTGATCGCTCCGGGGCAGTAGTGGCAATCGATGCCCGAAGCGGCGCTGTCAGAGTCCTCTATTCCGCACCGAGCTTCGACCCGAAGGTGTTTGGCGGTAGGCTCAGTCGGACCGATTGGCTAGCGCTCCAGGACAATCCGCTGCACCCGTTGCAGAACCGATGCCTGCAGGGCGTCTACCCGCCTGGTTCAACAATCAAACCGTTTCTCGCTCTGGCTGGTCTCGGCGAAGGGTTGGTCGATCCGACGGCCACCGTGTATTGCAACGGTTCGATCGTCCTCCACGGCCACAGGTTTCGTTGTTGGCGGCGTGGAGGTCACGGTTTCGTCGACCTCGAGCGAGCACTGTATGAATCCTGTGATGTCTACTTCTACCTCCTGGGCCAACGCCTCGGCATCGACAGCATGGCTCAGTGGCTTGAATTTTTCGGATTTGGGCAACGGACAGGGCTTGATCTCAAATACGAATCTGCCGGCCTTGTTGGAACCCCCGAATGGAGCCGCACGGTTCGAGGAACGCCGTGGTATCCGGGCGAGGCGGTTTCGGTCTCGATCGGACAGGGGCCTCTGTTGGCCACCGTCATCCAGTTGGCACGAGCGTACGCCACATTGGCGAATGGGGGCATACAGGTCACTCCCCACTTGGCTTCCCCTCCAGATGAAATAGCACCGAAGCTTCAAATCAATCGCGGCGATCTCGACCTCGTCACATCGGCTCTTGAACAGGTCGTGCACGGTGCGTCCGGAACCGCCCGCAGGGTCGCCTATTTGCCCATCGCCGGGAAGACCGGAACTGCCCAGGTGGCGCGCCTCCAAGACGGGGTTAAACCTGACGAGTTGGCTCCGGAATTGCAGCATCACGCATGGTTCGCGGGTTGGGCCCCGTTGGACCAACCGGAATTGGCCATCGCAGTGATCGTCGAGCACGGAGGTGGCGGTGGTTCGGCAGCCGCTCCAGTGGCGGGCAAGGTCATCGAAGCATACCTTCAGCGCAATGAATCTCCAGAAACAAACCCGCCCAAACCACCCCCGGTCAAGACACCGGACAGTCCGCGCCCGTCGGCCGAAGCGGGATAG
- a CDS encoding peptidyl-prolyl cis-trans isomerase: protein MALKWLRDNLRHLKFILWGVVLVFVLLVFVDWGAGRAGGGGGGSAAVRVGNRNVSEAEFLDEMRRLDQQFSKIYGERWNELRSQIDLAGQTANFLIDRELQLAEAAEIGLYVTREELQEAILENPSFLDENGDFVGADMYKRIIGAYFRMTPEAFEQRLTEDLLIGKLNELAEHNVWISDDEVDREFRRQRETANFDVIQLRYEPFLAEVSISEDDARAAYEATAEEYRRGEERVIRYLLVETSRLRRTMPVEEAELRTYYDQHIDEFVQGEQAHARHILFRVAPDASDEVRAEAELRANGVATIAQSGADFAALAAEHSDDPGSKDNGGDLGWFGRGRMVPEFEEAVFSAKPGDIVGPIQSQFGYHIIKVEGFRPEHQQPFEEVEEQVRSRVLEGRAAAEAEARADALARRLQSEQPQTQEAWQAIADEDEAVVLNQSPAFSAGEAIPGAAAGPELAEEAFVSDIGEINGPVVVPRGWIVWQLAEIRPEGIPPFEDVRTEVEQDLRRERAVALATARGEELADRWRGGEDGSTLASEFGSSVTEAREHRRGQPVGTLGVLPGIDGAVFSSSAGDVIGPLATGSVGGVVITRVESLELVDPAEIASSRDNLRARLVSDRAGQLMRSILNERRKETDVTIDNDLLQRFAPARS, encoded by the coding sequence ATGGCTCTCAAATGGCTGCGAGACAACCTGCGTCACCTCAAGTTCATCCTCTGGGGCGTAGTCCTGGTCTTTGTGCTTCTTGTCTTTGTCGATTGGGGAGCGGGTCGCGCGGGTGGTGGTGGTGGTGGCAGCGCTGCCGTTCGGGTTGGGAATCGAAACGTTTCCGAAGCGGAGTTCCTCGACGAGATGCGGCGCCTTGACCAGCAATTCTCGAAGATTTACGGTGAGCGTTGGAATGAGTTGCGTAGCCAGATTGATCTCGCGGGCCAAACGGCGAATTTTCTCATCGATCGCGAACTCCAGCTCGCCGAGGCAGCAGAGATCGGGCTCTACGTGACGCGCGAGGAACTCCAAGAGGCAATCCTCGAGAACCCATCTTTTCTCGACGAGAACGGCGATTTTGTCGGCGCTGATATGTACAAGCGAATTATTGGCGCGTACTTTCGTATGACTCCCGAAGCCTTTGAACAACGCCTTACTGAAGATTTGTTGATCGGCAAGCTGAACGAGCTTGCAGAACACAACGTGTGGATCAGCGATGATGAAGTCGATCGCGAGTTTCGCCGGCAGCGCGAAACGGCGAATTTCGATGTCATTCAACTCCGCTATGAACCTTTCCTTGCTGAAGTGAGCATTTCCGAGGATGACGCTCGCGCAGCGTATGAAGCGACCGCGGAAGAGTACCGTCGCGGCGAGGAGCGGGTGATCCGATATCTCCTTGTGGAAACCTCGCGACTGCGCCGGACGATGCCGGTTGAAGAAGCCGAGCTGCGCACCTACTATGACCAGCATATCGACGAGTTTGTTCAGGGTGAGCAAGCGCATGCCCGACACATTCTGTTCCGGGTTGCTCCGGACGCCTCGGATGAAGTGCGTGCCGAAGCTGAGCTGCGTGCCAACGGTGTTGCGACGATCGCCCAATCAGGGGCTGATTTCGCGGCACTTGCGGCTGAACATTCGGACGATCCTGGGTCCAAAGACAACGGGGGCGATCTTGGATGGTTCGGCCGCGGTCGAATGGTTCCGGAGTTTGAAGAGGCCGTTTTTTCCGCCAAACCGGGAGACATCGTGGGCCCGATTCAGAGCCAGTTCGGTTACCACATCATCAAGGTGGAGGGTTTTCGCCCGGAACACCAGCAGCCCTTCGAGGAGGTCGAGGAGCAGGTCCGCTCTCGGGTTCTCGAAGGACGCGCCGCAGCCGAGGCAGAAGCGCGCGCCGATGCTCTCGCCCGGCGACTGCAATCGGAGCAGCCTCAGACGCAGGAAGCGTGGCAGGCGATCGCCGACGAAGATGAGGCGGTGGTTCTCAATCAGAGCCCGGCGTTCTCTGCCGGTGAAGCAATACCCGGTGCTGCAGCCGGACCGGAGCTTGCGGAGGAGGCCTTTGTTTCGGATATCGGCGAAATCAACGGGCCGGTAGTGGTGCCTCGGGGGTGGATCGTCTGGCAACTCGCTGAAATCCGTCCTGAAGGTATTCCTCCCTTCGAGGATGTCCGCACCGAGGTCGAACAGGATCTTCGTCGAGAGCGGGCAGTCGCGCTCGCAACGGCTCGTGGAGAGGAGCTCGCTGATCGCTGGCGTGGGGGCGAAGACGGTTCGACCCTCGCCTCCGAGTTCGGTTCGAGCGTCACCGAGGCGCGCGAACACAGGCGCGGACAGCCGGTTGGCACGCTTGGCGTGCTGCCAGGTATCGATGGCGCGGTCTTCTCTTCCAGTGCCGGAGATGTGATCGGCCCTCTTGCGACCGGTTCTGTGGGTGGTGTCGTGATCACACGGGTCGAGTCCCTGGAGCTTGTCGATCCGGCCGAGATTGCGAGTTCACGTGATAATCTCCGTGCCCGACTGGTGTCGGATCGTGCCGGTCAACTGATGCGCTCGATTCTTAACGAAAGGCGCAAGGAGACCGACGTCACGATCGACAACGACCTTTTGCAGCGATTCGCGCCAGCGCGATCATGA
- a CDS encoding rod shape-determining protein MreC — MFRTNALRTVLIWTLLELIAAFQVRTEAGSPVLSSWMRTVAEPIVITAEGATDLAVGVGVSARGLRKALSENRALQRENEELRARQALMQNDLDALREIGGLAGPHIELEAGSLLGRCSYRDLRAGTMEVRTAELRVLRHDTPVVSSNGLVGRVVRSEGRRHWLQLITHTAAAVAVQTEDATVQGLALGSGSAVMTVAYVPRQAELETGALLVTSGGDGIYPPGIPTARVTRVRESDDPFLEITAVSSADLQATRVVLMLPAWAPAADGDAP; from the coding sequence ATGTTCCGGACGAACGCGCTCCGGACGGTCCTCATTTGGACTTTGCTCGAACTCATTGCGGCGTTCCAGGTCCGGACAGAAGCCGGATCGCCAGTCCTCTCTTCATGGATGCGCACTGTGGCCGAGCCGATAGTCATTACAGCCGAGGGTGCCACCGACCTCGCCGTCGGCGTCGGTGTTTCAGCGAGAGGTTTGCGGAAAGCGCTGTCCGAAAATCGCGCGCTGCAACGAGAGAACGAGGAACTGCGTGCGCGGCAGGCTCTCATGCAAAACGACCTCGATGCTCTGCGTGAGATAGGAGGCCTTGCCGGGCCGCATATCGAACTCGAAGCAGGCTCATTGCTCGGCCGCTGCTCCTATCGGGATCTCAGAGCGGGAACGATGGAGGTCAGGACAGCCGAATTGAGGGTCCTCCGGCATGACACGCCAGTGGTCTCATCCAACGGGCTGGTCGGGAGAGTCGTGCGGAGCGAGGGTCGGAGACACTGGCTCCAACTCATCACCCACACCGCGGCGGCAGTCGCGGTTCAGACCGAAGATGCGACGGTTCAGGGCCTTGCGCTCGGTAGCGGTAGTGCTGTAATGACTGTGGCTTACGTGCCGCGCCAAGCCGAGCTCGAAACGGGTGCCTTGCTGGTAACAAGCGGCGGCGACGGTATCTACCCGCCCGGCATTCCGACTGCACGAGTCACGCGGGTTCGTGAGAGCGACGATCCATTCCTAGAGATCACTGCTGTGTCCTCCGCAGACCTCCAGGCCACTCGCGTCGTTCTCATGCTTCCCGCGTGGGCACCGGCGGCAGATGGTGATGCACCATGA
- the ruvB gene encoding Holliday junction branch migration DNA helicase RuvB yields the protein MTEEVLTTEPLSGERPIEESLRPRRLAEFVGQKRLTTNLGVFIAAARDRGEALDHALFFGPPGLGKTTLAHIIANEMEAQIHITSGPVLERAGDLAAMLTNLQDGDVLFIDEIHRLPPAVEEILYPAMEDYELDLVIGQGPAARSVRLTLPRFTLVGATTRTGLLTAPLRDRFGIVHRLEFYPGDDVAVIVTRSAGILEIEVDQDAAGEIARRSRGTPRIANRLLRRVRDFAHHLGSDSVTLEAANWGLEQMEVDAFGLDHLDRQLLTTIIDVYKGGPVGLKALASSIGEDRGTLEDIHEPYLLQIGLLQRTPRGRAATPAAYRHLGLDPAGTPGSLFDGRAPD from the coding sequence ATGACCGAAGAGGTCTTGACGACCGAACCACTATCGGGAGAGCGCCCAATCGAAGAATCCCTTCGTCCGCGGCGGCTCGCGGAATTCGTCGGACAAAAACGTCTCACCACCAACCTCGGCGTCTTCATCGCTGCGGCTCGTGATCGCGGCGAGGCGCTCGATCACGCCCTTTTCTTCGGGCCTCCCGGACTGGGAAAGACGACGCTCGCGCACATCATCGCCAACGAAATGGAAGCCCAAATCCACATCACATCGGGCCCCGTGCTGGAGCGTGCCGGAGATCTGGCGGCGATGTTGACGAATCTGCAGGATGGTGACGTTCTTTTCATCGATGAAATCCACCGGTTGCCGCCGGCGGTCGAGGAGATTCTCTACCCTGCGATGGAGGACTACGAGCTCGATCTGGTCATCGGGCAGGGCCCGGCGGCGCGCAGCGTCCGTCTCACACTGCCACGCTTCACGCTCGTCGGCGCGACGACCCGGACAGGCCTTCTGACTGCACCGCTGCGGGACCGGTTCGGAATCGTTCATCGACTCGAGTTTTACCCTGGAGACGACGTGGCAGTTATCGTGACCAGGTCGGCTGGCATTCTGGAGATTGAGGTCGATCAGGACGCGGCAGGCGAGATCGCCCGGCGCTCCCGCGGGACCCCGCGGATCGCTAACCGATTGCTGCGTCGAGTTCGAGATTTCGCACACCACCTCGGTTCCGACTCGGTCACCCTCGAAGCCGCCAATTGGGGTCTCGAGCAGATGGAAGTGGACGCGTTCGGCCTCGATCATCTCGACCGACAGCTGCTGACAACGATCATCGACGTCTACAAGGGCGGTCCAGTCGGTCTCAAGGCGCTGGCTTCGTCGATCGGTGAAGACCGTGGCACCCTCGAGGACATCCACGAGCCCTATCTGTTGCAGATTGGACTGCTTCAGCGCACGCCCCGCGGCCGAGCCGCGACCCCCGCTGCATACCGCCACCTCGGGCTGGATCCAGCTGGAACGCCGGGCAGCCTCTTCGATGGGCGGGCTCCGGATTGA
- a CDS encoding rod shape-determining protein, translating into MNLSSLLGLFSSDLAIDLGTANTLVYVRGRGIAVVEPSIVAVNRITNRVEAVGAKAKEMLGKTPSNIQAIRPMKDGVIADFEVTEKMLEHFIRKAHGRSFFVRPRIIISVPSEITQVEKRAVKDTALKAGASEVYLIEQATAAAIGAGLPITEPSGNMIVDVGGGTSDVAVISLAGVVYSRSVRVAGNEMDEAIIHYLKKKYNLLLGERTAEQIKIEIGSAYPLDEPLGMEVKGRDLVEGVPKNLSITDEEIREALTEIVSTIVDAVRNALEQTPPELSADIIDKGIILAGGGSLLKNLDKRLREETGLPVAHCEEPGSAVVRGTGMMLTNIDLLRKIAIA; encoded by the coding sequence ATGAACCTTTCCAGCCTCCTTGGGCTGTTCTCCTCAGATCTTGCCATTGACCTTGGCACAGCAAACACCCTGGTCTATGTCCGCGGCCGAGGCATTGCCGTTGTCGAGCCCTCGATCGTCGCGGTGAATCGAATCACCAATCGAGTTGAAGCCGTTGGCGCGAAGGCCAAAGAGATGTTGGGCAAAACGCCGAGCAACATTCAGGCAATCCGACCGATGAAAGACGGCGTCATAGCGGATTTCGAGGTCACCGAGAAGATGCTCGAACACTTCATTCGCAAGGCGCATGGCAGGTCATTCTTTGTCCGTCCGAGAATCATCATCTCAGTACCTTCAGAGATCACCCAGGTCGAGAAGCGCGCAGTCAAGGACACTGCGCTCAAGGCGGGGGCGAGCGAGGTCTACCTGATCGAACAGGCAACCGCAGCTGCAATCGGGGCTGGCCTGCCGATCACCGAGCCGTCCGGAAACATGATCGTCGACGTCGGAGGTGGTACCTCGGATGTGGCGGTCATATCACTCGCAGGTGTTGTCTACTCACGCTCGGTTCGAGTCGCGGGTAACGAAATGGACGAGGCGATCATCCACTACCTCAAGAAGAAGTACAACCTCCTGCTTGGAGAACGGACAGCCGAGCAGATCAAGATCGAGATCGGTTCGGCCTATCCCCTCGACGAGCCCCTTGGTATGGAGGTGAAGGGGCGGGATTTGGTGGAGGGGGTACCCAAGAATCTCTCCATAACCGACGAAGAAATTCGCGAGGCCTTGACCGAGATCGTGTCCACGATCGTCGACGCAGTCCGTAATGCTCTCGAACAAACACCACCGGAGTTATCGGCCGACATCATCGACAAAGGCATCATCCTCGCCGGCGGCGGATCGTTGCTCAAGAATCTCGATAAAAGGCTACGTGAGGAAACCGGGCTTCCCGTCGCACATTGTGAAGAACCTGGGTCAGCCGTCGTGCGCGGTACCGGTATGATGCTGACCAACATCGATCTTCTACGAAAGATCGCCATTGCGTAG
- the rodA gene encoding rod shape-determining protein RodA, with protein MEHRIDPWLILAVVGIIGASLTTLHTISRVVGTNLLLRQAIWGAIGLFVLLLLSLVRLDIYERLAPAVYAMAMVALVLVLVVGEARGGNRAWIAIGSVTIQPSEFARLATILMGAAWLAHRGGGKLRLGEIGVAFIIVIVPVALIWLEPDLGVGLTYLPVLAGMLILGGLPRAVWITLLVLAIVGVAASWKYVLQPYQKERVLTVLQPERDPFGAGYQVRQSKIAVGSGGINGQGLGHGSQSQLRFLPAQHTDFAFAVWAEATGFLGTTVLMLGYALLLSRIAKVALTSDSRHGLVLAALIGGWLVFQVIVNLGMVVGWLPTAGITLPLFSYGGSSLVSTCAALGVVQSVWRHRLVNR; from the coding sequence ATGGAGCACCGCATCGACCCATGGTTGATTCTCGCCGTTGTCGGCATCATCGGAGCATCTCTGACTACGCTTCACACAATCTCCCGGGTGGTCGGCACCAATCTCCTCCTCCGCCAGGCGATCTGGGGCGCCATCGGCCTTTTCGTGTTGTTGCTTCTTTCTCTCGTTCGCCTCGATATTTACGAACGCCTCGCGCCAGCAGTCTACGCGATGGCGATGGTCGCGTTGGTGTTGGTTCTTGTGGTTGGTGAAGCACGCGGCGGCAACCGCGCCTGGATCGCCATTGGATCAGTGACGATCCAGCCGAGCGAATTCGCCCGTCTTGCCACGATTCTGATGGGGGCCGCGTGGCTTGCCCACCGTGGAGGAGGCAAATTGCGCCTCGGCGAGATCGGCGTCGCATTCATCATCGTTATTGTTCCAGTCGCACTTATTTGGCTTGAGCCAGACCTCGGTGTCGGCTTGACGTATCTTCCAGTGCTTGCAGGTATGTTGATACTGGGAGGCCTGCCGCGCGCAGTTTGGATCACGCTTCTCGTGCTCGCCATTGTCGGTGTAGCAGCATCCTGGAAATACGTTTTGCAGCCTTATCAGAAGGAGCGCGTGCTCACCGTCCTGCAACCGGAACGCGACCCGTTCGGCGCCGGCTACCAGGTTCGACAATCGAAGATCGCTGTCGGATCGGGTGGAATCAACGGCCAGGGCCTCGGTCACGGGAGCCAATCCCAGCTCCGGTTCCTCCCCGCGCAGCACACCGACTTCGCATTCGCGGTATGGGCCGAGGCCACCGGATTCTTGGGAACCACAGTTCTGATGCTCGGTTATGCTCTTCTCCTGTCTAGGATTGCCAAGGTGGCCCTCACAAGTGACAGCCGTCACGGTCTGGTCCTGGCCGCGCTGATTGGCGGCTGGCTGGTATTCCAGGTCATCGTCAATCTTGGCATGGTTGTGGGGTGGCTACCCACTGCCGGCATTACTCTTCCCCTGTTTTCCTACGGGGGATCGTCCCTCGTCTCAACCTGTGCCGCTCTGGGTGTTGTCCAGTCCGTGTGGCGTCATCGGCTGGTGAACCGATGA